GCGGCATCCAGATTGCCAGCGCGGAGAGCAGCATCACGGACTGGAAGACCGACTTCAACCGCACCAGCACGGGCTGCAGCGGGATTACCCCCTGCGGCGAAGGCAACTGCCACCCGGCCAGCAATCCCTCTTCCAGCTGGAACTTCTGCAACAACAACACGTCCACGTTCTACGTACGCATCTACAACGTGGGCGCGCCCACCTGCTCGGCCTACTCGCTGCAGCTCTCGAACGGCAAGTACTGAGCCCGCGCGAAGGAGCGCCGTGCCCCCACCGGGCGCGGCGCTCTTTTCTTTTTGTCGGCGCGACGGCGCGGCGCGACGGGGCTCGCGCCGGACCAACAAAGAAATGCGGAGAGCTACTCGGCCGGCTCGGACAGCACCGTGAGGCGCACGGGAAACGCCGACTTTGGTGTCGTCGTGAGCGGCGCGGGCGCCGGGGTGAAGGGCGTCCGGCGGCGGAGCTTGCCCGCCTCCATACCCAGGGCGGAGAGCTCACCGGGGCCGTAGATGTCCAGGTAGCCGCGCCACACACCCTCGCAGGCGTCGAACAGCGCGCAACGGCCGCACTCTGCCGGGTGATCCTTCAGGTCGAAGCGTTTGCGATCCTGCCAGTTGAAGCGGGAGCGACCCGCTTCAACCCGGGCCACGCCCACGTCGCCGCCGTCGTTGCGGATGGAGCAATCCGTGGACAGGTCACGGTACACGTCGCCCACGTAGCGCTCCATCAGGGCGCGGCTGCCGAGCAGCTCCGGCGGGAGCATGCACAGCGGCACGCCGCCGAAGCTGAAATGCTTCTTGAAGTGGTACTCGTTCAGGACCACGGCTTTCATGAGCACGGGGATCACGGCAGTGAGCGTGGGTGTGAGGTCCGAGCTGCCCTCGGCGTAGCCCTCAGGCCGCACGAAGTTCACTCGTAGATCGTCGAGGCCCATGTCCTCGTAGAAGAAGCGCATCATCTTGGGCAGCGCCCGGTAGTTCCAGCCGTTCAGCACCACGTTGATGCTGAGGCCGTCTTTCAAGGCGCCGGCGGCCTTCCGCTTCTTGAGGTTCTCGATGGCCTGGCACTTCTTTTCGAAGCCGCCTGGGACGCCGGTCTGCTTGTCTTCCAAGGGGCCGGTGTGGCCGTGCATGGAGATCGTCACGCGGGTGAGCCCGGCCTCCACGACCTGGTCCACGAACTTTTCGCGGCGGAACATCATCGCGTTGGTCGCGATGGCGATGCGCGTGTAGCCGAGCTCTTTCGCGAAGGCGATGCTCTCCACGATCTTGGGGTACGCCGTGGGCTCGCCGCCCAAGAAGCCGACGGACAGGTGGCCCTCCTCGCGCCAGCGACGGAGCTCCCCCTTCATGATGTCGAAGTCGATGAAGCGTTTGTCTTCCTTGCTGGGCATGCCGTCCAGGCAGAAGACGCACTTGTTGTTGCAGGTCTTGCCGACGTTGATCTCGACGTTCTTGCGCACGTCGCGAACGGAGCTCTCGACCTGGCTCACGAGGCCACCCCCACGGGTGACAGGGCCTCAGTCGAGTACAGCTCCGCGTAGCGGTCGAACACGCCCATGCACACGCCCTTGCGCTCGCAGCGGGTGCACTCCGCAGTGTGCACGCGCTTGCGATCCGGCGCCCAGGAGTAGATGCCGTCGAACACGACCTTGCCGGGGGCGCTCTGCCACTCCACGGTGACTCTGGGGTCCCAGTGAAGATCGTTGGAGAGCATCGCGTGCTCACCCAAGAGGCACATGGGCACGCCGAAAAAGCGAACGATGGCGCGCCCGGCCCGCGCGGGCACCGTGGGCAACACCTGGGCGAGCTTCTCGAGGGGCACCGCCAGCGCGGCGTAGGCGTCGAGCCCCTTGCCCTCCGGCGTGGTGTTGCTCACCACCACCAACCGTGCGCCCAACCGATCCGCCAGCGCGACGGTGTCCGGCAACGCGTCGATGTTGGCCTGGGTGACCACGGTGTTCACGTAGGCCGCGAACTCCGGGCGAATGGCCTGAGACAGCTCGATGGCGCGCGTCACCTGCTCGAAGCTGCCAGCACGTCCGGCGAGGGCGTCGTGCAGCTTTGCGCTGGGGCCGTGGAGCGAGAACAGGGCTTCGTCCAGGTAGGGCAGTGCGCGGCGGGCGAAGGCCTCGTCCGAGAGCATGGTACCGATGGTGCCCACGCTCGTTCGCATCCCGAGCTTCTTGGCCAGCGCCAAGGTTTCCACGAACTTCGGGTGGATGGTGGGCTCGCCCCCGGTGAGGTGCACGTTCTTCACGCCCCGGCTCGCGTGGGTGCGCAGCACGGTGGCCACGCGACCCCAGGTGACGGGGTACTTCCGGTAGCTCTGCATGCGGTGCTCTTCGGAGCAGAACGCGCAGCGCTCGGGGCAGGTGTACGTGAGGTGCAGCTCGAGGCGCTCCATGCGCCGCCCCGCAGGCCCGATCCAGGGCGTGGCCTCGGGCTCCCCCGCGATGACCGGCAGGTGCGTCATGCCGCGTTCCTCCGACGCCGGTAGTCGAGAAAGTCGCCGTACAGGCCGCGGCAGAAGCGGGATAGCTCGTGATCGGCGGACAGCGTGGAACGCCACACCTCCGGCGCCAGGCGCCGCTCCAGCAAGGCGTTCACCTCGCGCGCTTTCGCTTCCAACGCCGCGCGAGTGGGCGGCGCGACCAGGCTCCCCACCCGCGTTTCTTCCAGCGTGTCCGCAAGCCCGGCGGAGAGACCGAGGTTGCTCGGGTGGATACTGCCGTCGGCGTCCACGATCATGCCGGTGTTGAAGAACGGCGTGGGCGCCCAGGTGAACAGATTGCGGACGTACAGGAATCGACCGTCACGCCAGCGCTCGACGATGGTACTGGCGATGTCGGAAAAGCCGGTGCGAAGCGCCGCGAGCTGTTCCTCTCGCCAAGGCACGTAGTAGCCCGGCAAGAAGTTGAAGCGAGAGAACCCCAAAGAGAGCAGGTGCTCGAAGTTCTCCGCGGCAAAGCGAGCGGTGCTGGGCGCGATGGTCTGCGTCACCACGGTGCGCGGCATGCTCACCAGCTCGTCGCGGAGACTCATCAAGTGGTCGTAGGCGTCGGGAACCCCGGGCAGCGCCTGACGCAGGCGACGATGGTCCGAAGGCCGGCCGTCCATCGACAGGGTCAAGATCGCCTTCGGCTCCTGACGCAGGAAGTCGAGCCACTCCTGGTTCAGCCCCAGGCCATTGGTGGAAAGGTACACCCGGCGGATCTTCGGCTCGTCTCGAGCGGCCGAAAATACGGCGCGCACCACGTCTGGAACCAACAGCGGTTCCCCCCCGAACAGCTTTAGATCACCCCCCTCGAAACGCTCACAAAACAGCGAAACCGCCCGAGCTGCATCGGGCGGAGTGAGCGACGGCCAGCCATCCTTCGCGGTTGGACAGTAGCTACAGCGAAGGTTGCAGCGCCGAGTGACGGTTACGATGAGCTGGTTTACCACTGCCCATGCGAGCCGTGGGAACCGTGGGAACCGTGGGAGCCATGCGAACCGTGGGAGCCATGCGAACCGTGGGAGCCATGCGAGCCGTGGGAGCCATGGGACGCATGGGACGCATGGGCGTTGAACCCGCGCTCGAGTCCGCTCACGCGGCTATCCGCCCGCGCCAGAAGATCGCCGACGCCCTGCGGCTCGCTTGCCTGTCGCTGCTCGTCAGCCTGCATGAAGTCTGCGGGCCGCCGTTCGATCTTGGGCAGCTTGCTCTCGTGCTTCTTCTTGATCCCCTTCATAGCTCACCCTTCAAACGGCACAGCTCGACCCTTGCTCACGCGGTCGGGTCAAGGTCCAACGACGAAAGATCTTCTCGATGGTGCCATCCGAGTCGGCCGCGAGCCGCTCGAAGAGCACCGAAGCAATTGTATAATGTTCCTTGCACTTCGGCGAGTTCGGACGCTGGCCGAAGATATCGCCGTTCATCTGATAGTTGTGCATGGGACAAACGCCGCAAAAGGGCTTGTTCCAGCACGTTTCGCAGTGCGGCAAGGTGTCCTGCAGCGACGCGACGGCCATGGCCCGCACCGTGGGGTGCGTGTAGGCCTCCCGGTAGCTGGTGACCCCCGCCTCGCCGATCTGGAACATCTCGTTGCCCATCGCGGCCGTCATCCGCGCTTCGTCGCAGGTGTAGATCTTCCCGTCGAAGTTGTACGCCACCTGGCCGGTGCCGGCACCACAGGGCGAGCGGATGTCGACGAAGTTGGGGTCGTCTGCCGTGAGCATCTTCGTCAAGAACGTGGCCGCGGTACCTTCCACGATCTCCTTGCCCTGGAGATTCAGCTCGAGGATGTAGTCGAGGGCCTTCTTGTAGAACTCCAGGTACTCGTCGACCGTGTAGCCAATACGCTTCCAGGTATCGAGGGCGAAGCCGTAGGGGTTCAGCGGGCGCAGGAAGATGGTGTGCATCCCGAGCTCGAGATAGAGATCCACCACTTCCTTCCAGTGATCGAAGGTCTTGCGCGAGGTCGTCATCAGCGCGTCCACGTGCCAGAGCTGCGGGTCGCGCCCCTTCTCCACGTAACGGCGATTGAAGTAGTCGATCCACTTCCGCACGTTCTGGTAGGCGTTCTGATCGGCGCGCCAGGTGCGGTTGTAGTTGTGCAGCTCTTCCGGCCCATCCAGGCTGGTGCACACGAGCACTTCGTTGTCGATGAGCCACTCGGCGTTTTCCTCGGTCATGTAGGTCATGTTGGTGACCAAGGAATGCTCCAAGAGCTTGTTCTCGTAGCGGTTCTTCTCCCGGCTGTACTCCACGATGAAGCGGATCACCGGCATGTTGACCGTCGGCTCGCCGCCCTGAAACTCGAAGTTGACGTAGTTCGAGGTGGTCTGCATCGCGTGGTCCACGACCTTCTTGGCCGTCTCCAGCGACATGTCGGTGTCCACCCGATCCATGCTGGTGCGAGAGGCGTGGCAGTACTTGCACGACTGGTTGCACCGAAGCGTGGTGATCACGATGTGCAGGTGCGGGCCGACCCCCACAAAGCCCTTCTTGCGGGCAATGCCGTCAGCGATCTGCTGAACGTCGAAGCCGTCCCGCAGAAAGCCCTTGGACTTCAGTGCCTCGAACTCCGGGTGCCCCTCGGCGATGCGCCCCGCCAGCAGATCCGCGAACGCATCCTGCTCCAAGAAGTGCCACGCGCCAGCGTCGTTCGTCACCAGCTTCTTGCCGGCCACGTCGCCGTAGCGGAAGAAGGCCACCTTGTCTTCGACCAGCGGCAGGCGGCGAAGGTGCAGGGTCCGCGCTCCCATCAGCGCCTCGACCTCACTACCGTTTCCGCCAGCGCGAAGTTCGAGAGCTCGTCCCCGAGCACATCGGTCACGTCCGGATCCACCTCACTGATGGCGACGCGAATGTCGTCGTCTCCGACCGTCACGTCCAACTTTGCAAGATCCGAAAACGCCTCGGCGGCGGCTCGCACTGCATCCGGCGAGTACAAGGAACGGGCGAAGACCAGGGCTTCAGCCATCCTGCTTGCCTTCTTCCACGGCAGCGTCGTCCTTCTTGTCCCAGGGCACCGCCACCTCGAGCGGGTCTTCCGCCAGCTCCTCCGCGTCGAGCTCCGCCAAGAGCTCGGAGATGGTCGAGCTCTGTTGCTCGCCAAAGAAGGCCTTGGCCATGTACTGCTCCCGCAGGGTGGCCGTGGCCCGGCCGATGCGCAGGCGCAGCTGGCTGTTCAAGAGCTCGTTGGCGAACTCCCCGGCAAGCTCCTCGAGCTCGTCCGGTGTCGCCGTCTTCGACTTCGTGCGAAGCCGGATCCGCACCTTCTTGTCAGCGGGCCGCGCCAGGTACACGTACGCTCGGTCGATGAACAAATAGGCCGCGCCGTAGACGGCATCCAGCGCGTAGAGCTCTTCGTCCAGGTCGAAGGAAATCTCCCGATCCGAAAGCTCGAAGGTGAAATCCACGGCTTCCGGGTCGGTCTTCGTCGTTTCGGTCATGTTTCTCTTGGTTCGGCCCGGGTGGGCCGTGCTCAAGCCAGGGCGGCGCTATCGCGATATCGAGCGAGGCGTGCTTCGTGAGGAAGCAGCGTGCCCGGCGCCATCGCACCCTGAGCTTCGTTGCGACGTGCGAGCTCCGCGAGCGCCCTCAGCACCCGAGCCAAGCTCTCGTCCGTGGGATCGGCTCCGCTCGCGTCGTTCATCACCATGAAGTCGAGCGTCCCGCTGTGCGCCACACCAACGGGCGCCCCCCGCCGCTGACACAAATGGACCCGCGCTGTGCGGCCGGACTGGTGCTCGAGCACCAACACGGCGGCTCCGGATTTGACGTCCGTCAATTCGCGAACGGACCAAGCGAGCCCTACGTGGTCGCCCACCTGCAGCGGTTCGAGCAAAGGTGCAACGCTCCCGCTCTCCATCAGTCGTGACAGGGGCGAAGCCTGTGCACTGCCCGCTGCCAGTACCGTGACGCTGCCCGCGAGCAGCCCTTGGATGAAGTCGCGTCGCTCCATACCGCCTCCTGCATGCAGCATATCGCGCCCTCCCCACCGCTGCAAAGCCGCGTTTTTGCTACCAATGTGGGCAGACACGGACCTTTGACTACATGTCCTCTGAGCGTCGCCCAACCACAGCCCACACCGTGAGCACCCAAGGGAAGTAGACGTAGCCCAAAGCCATTGCGATGCCCCCGTGGAGCAGCGTCGCAGCGACCGCAAAGGGCAGCCGCATCCGCGGCCAGATCATCACGACTCCGGACAGCTCGATGACGAGGGCCGCGACCGCGACTCCCGCCACCCAGGGGGGCTCTCCGCCAAGCTCATCCGGAGGCGCCCCAGCCAGGTGACGGGGTCCGCTCGCTCCGCGATCAGGAGCGCTACCGCGCCACTTTGCACGAAGGCCAGGCCGCTGCCCGAGAGCTTCGAGATCCCGCTCACGACGTAGGCACCCCCTACCGCCCCCGCCGCGGCGTCCCAGGCCCGCGGTCCCTGGCGCGTGAGGGTCGCGATCAGCCAACCCGAGAGCGCGATGAACGGTAGGTACTTCGCGTGGTGCTCACCGCTCCCTCCAATTCGAAGGGCATCGATGACGGACCCTGCCGTCGCCAACGCGAGCACCAACGCTGCCGCAGCGGTGGTAGCCCGACCAAGCGCAAACGCCACGATTCCCAGCGTCATCGCGCACAGGAGCGCCACCGCAATCGCGGGCGACCAAGAACGTCCGGGTTGCATCAAGAGATCGTGCCCCAGCGCGAACGTGCCGCTGCCGAGGGCGATCGCGAGCGCTACCCGGGCGCGCTTCATCGCGGCCACGCGCGCCCCCGTGCGACGACGTCCACCGGGCCACGCAGCACTCGCCCTTGGGAGATGCGCACGGGGACGTAGCCGTACTCGATGCGCACGGGTCCGGGCGTCGTTCCCGAGTGGCTGGCAATCCAGCGACGGTCCTCGTCCACCCGATAGTTCATGGAGCACGGTCGCGTGCCTGGACCCAGCGCCTGTGCTTCCAAGCCCACGTAGCGATCGAAATCGCTGGCGCGAGCAACGACGCCGTCCGCCAGCAGCACGGGTACCGCGCCCTCTGTTCGTCGCCCCAGCGTCGAATACATGCTGAAGCGTGAGAACGGGAACCACTCGCCGACGATCAGCGCGATCACCACGTACGCCACGAGGGCGACGGCGGCGACCCTGGCTCGACCCATTCCAGGAGTGTATCGTCATCTGTCCCGTGCCATGGCCATCGTTCGCTTTGCCGGCTTGAATCTGACGTCGCGAGCAGCACAAGGTGCCACTCTGCTCGACGCGGCCCGCGCCGTCGGCGCGCCCGTTGGCGGCGAATGCGGCGACGGGTCCTGCGGCGAATGCCGCGTGCGCGTCCTGTCCGGCGCAGCGCTGCTGTCCGCTGCGGATCCCAGCGAGCAGAGCGGCCGCCGCGCGTGCACGGCGCGCATCGAAGCAGACGGCGAGCTCGACGTGGACATCCTCACGCAGAGCGTCCAGGCCTGGCTTCGGACGGCCACGCCGGAGCAACGCGGCAGCGCGCGCTGGCTGCCGCCCAAACCGGTGCCGCGGCGCGCCCTCGACGCTCTTTTCCAGGCCTCGGACGCGTGCTTCGGCGGCTCGGCGCCCATCGCGGAGCTGGTGAATTTCGACGTGGCACGGCGTTGGGCGCGACGCTTCAAGGTGGACGTGTCCTTCGCCCTCGGCGCTGCGCGACGCGCTCGCTTCTCGATCAACGACAAGGGCGAGCCGGTGGAGCTCCGCGCACGGCTCCGCGCGCGAAGCTCAGAGCTCGGCATCCACGCCGCGTTGCTCGAGCGCCTGTTCGCGATCTCCCCCGCCGGGGAAGTGCAGACCACGCTGGGCGTGAAGTGGCGTCCGGGGGACGCGTCGCCGGAACGCGTGAGCGTGTACTTGGAGGAGCTGGGCGCGTGCGCGCGCGGCGAGCAGATCCGTGCTGACGTGCTCGGTCTCGGTGGCGCCACTCCACCGCCCCTGCTGGGTGCGCCCAACGCCGTGGCGTTGGATTTCGCCGCGGGCAAGCTGCACTCTGCCAAGTGCTACGACGTCCTGCGCCACGCCGTCGGCGACGCGCCACCCGCGCTGCCCGCAGGGCTCGACGCGCTCTGGAGTAGCCTTCCCCGCCATCGACGCGGCACGTTGAGCACGATGCTCGCCACACGTCTGCTCCCGGACGGCAGGCTCGCCGGCCATAAGCTGCTGTGGATGACCGAGCCCGAGCTCCCGGGCGACGCCGACGTCGCCTGGCACGAGGTGGATCGCCGCATTGCCGCGCTTTCGGCGCCGGATCCCGCGATTGTCGGCGCCCTCGACACGCTGCGCGGACGTTTTCCGCAGCCCGGCGTGATGCTGTTTCCGGATCTCGTCGCCTTCAACGTGAGCGTCGACGGAGACCCGGAGGCCCTCATCATCCACGCCTCCGTCCGCTGATATTGTTGGTCCGGCGCGAGCCCCGGCGTGAACGTCAGTCTTTGACCAGCGGCAGGGGGCGGCGCCGCGCGAGGCGCTTTGCTTCGCGCTCGCGTTGGATCACGGCGAGGGGATCCGGCGGCGCTTCTCCGGGAGGCGCGAAGCCCGGCAAGCTCGGCGACGCGGCTTCTGGCGGCCGCGCCGTGGCCAGCCGCGCCGGAGGGGTCGGAAAGATTCGCTCGAGGCGCGCGGCCACGCGCTCCGCTTCTTCGCCGCTCTCCAGGGGCGTCAGCTGAGCGAGGCCCTGGTCCCGCACCATGTTGATGTGCGCGCCCTCGCAGCGATCGTTCACGCGGCAGTCCGCGCAGCGCACGCTCTTCGCGCGGTAGTGGGAGCGCACGTGGTAGCGCGCCAGGGAGCGAATATCGAGACGACCGCTCTCGGCGTCGAACAGGTCCTTTTCGAGGATGGCCCGCTCTTCGATCCACTCCGCCTTGGGCGTCAGGCACGCCGGCAGCCCGCTCACGCGGATCGGCAGATCGAGCACCTTGAAGAAGGCGCGGGGCTCCCGCACGTCCTGATCCCGCGCCTCTTGCATGTGCTCGTGGCTGGGTTGGTGCACGCGGATGCGATCGAGGAGCTTTGCCGCAAGCTCCCGATGCTCCAAGAGCCAATCCCCGGTCGCCAGATTGAGCTCGATGTCCACGTCTACCCCGCGCGGCAGCGGGCGGCCGAGCCAAGCGTCGAGCTGCTCCGCGCGCCGCGCGACCAGGATCGCGTCGCCCAGGTCTTCGGGGATGGGCTCCGCGGAGGCGACCACCGCGTACACGCCCGTGGCGGCGCCACGCTCCACCGCCGCGAGGGCGGCGAAGCGCTCCACTTCCACGCCCAGGCGGGTAGCGCCGAAGGGCAGCTCCGCCAGGGGCTCCGCCGGCGGCGCGCCCACCCAGTACACCTCGAAGGACGCCGCGTGCTGCGCGGCCATGGTTCTGTCCATGGTGGTGCAGAACGGCTCGATGAAGCAGTGCGGGCAACGCTCGGCGTGCCGGCAATCCAGCGCCTTGCCTTCGTCCAGGTAGCGGCGCACCTGGAAGCGGCGGCCGTTCACCTCGTCCAGCATCTTGTGCGGGTCCTGGATCAGATCTTCCAGGCCCTCCAGGTAGGAGACGGGGAAGCGGTTGGTCCACACCACGAAGCGCGGATGCCGATTGAGCCGGAACACCTTCTGCAGCACCGGCAGGTGATCGCGCACGTCGTAGAACAGCTCGTCCCGGTGGTCGAAGGCCGCCGCCTGCGGGATCACGTGCAGTAGATCGAACTCCGTGACGCCGAGGCTGATGCAAAGTTCGACGATCTTGTCGAGCACGGCGACGTTCTGCTTGTTGATGACGACATCCACGTTCACGATGGGCCGGCCATCCCGCAGGGAGCGGACCAGGCCCTTGATCAGCCGTTTGAACGCGCCCTCCGTCTGCGTCAGGCGATCGTGAAGCTCCGCCGTGTGCCCGTGGAGGCTGAAGGTGATCTCCCCGAGCCCCGCGTCCATGCACTTGTCGAAGAAGTCCTTGTCCGCGAGCCGGTAACCGTTGGTGACGGTCTGCACCCGCTCGTAGCCCCGGCCCTTGGCGTAGCTCACCAGCTCCGCGAAGGCCGGATGCAGCGTTGCCTCACCGCCGGAGAGGATCAGCTTCACGGCGCCGAGCTCGTCCCGACCGCGATCGATCTCCCGCTGGATGTCCGCCTTGTCCAGATACACGTTGCGCGGCGTGTCCGAGTCCAAGCAGAAGATGCAGCGGCTGTTGCACGCGGTCACCGCGCGCACCCAGTGCTTCGGGATGTTCGCGACGCGCTCGCGCCACAGCATGTAATCGGCGTCGGGGCTTTGAGTCATGAAGCCGAGAACAAGGTAACACGGCTGGCGAAGGTCGTCCGCCCGCGCGGCGCGTCCCTGCTTCGAACGCGCTTCACGCTGCCGGTGGTTCCCCTCCTTCGAGGGTTCCGAATCGGCTCGCGGCGAACCGACGTTCCTTCAGACTTTGGGTAGCAGCACCTGGATGCCCAGCTCTCGCTCCACGGCCTCTGCGAACCGGCGGTGGCGTTCGTCCGGTTTCACCAGAAGGTGCACTTCATCCACACCGGCGCGCGCGAGCTCCGAGATGAGCGCGTGGGCCCGGGTGAAGCTCCCGAGGCGCGGCAGCCCCACGGCCACCCGCAGCCGGAGCTCCGACGGGCACTCGGCGTTGTCGCGCGCGATGGCATGAAGCTCGCGCAGCGTGTCGGCGTCGAAGGCGTCGGCCCACAGCGCGAGATCCGTGCACCCCGAGCGGCCCAGACGCTCGGCGTCCCCCGGCGCCAGGCGCGACGTGAGCGCCCACACCGTTGGGCGCGAAGCACGCGCGAGCTCGGCAAAGTGCTGCGGCCGGAGGCCATCTCTTGCCGCCACCACGTGCTGCCCGGCGCTCGCGACCTGGCCAAAGGGCGGGATTCGCACGAGCGGCGCGCGCAGGCCGCTGCCGCCGCGGTGGTCCCAGTACTCGTGCCACGCTCCACCACAGCGGGGGCGGAGGGCGCACTCGCGGCAGGGCGGACCGTGACGCTTGTTGCCGGTGTTGTCGAGACCGCGGGCGCGATGGCGCGCGCCCGAAGAACGCGCCGCGGCGGCTTCGATGGCCTCCACGCTGCGCTCCGGATCCGCCGCCCACCCCACGCAGGCCGGGAGCCCGCAGTACGGGTTCAGCACCAAGATACCGTGGGCGGCGGCGCGTCGGAGCGCTTCGGGCACCTCTTCGGTGAGGGCCGCGTAGTCCGGCATCAGCTCGGGATCCTTCCGCGCACGGCCGTGCGGCTGCACCGCGGACAGCGAGATCACCTTCACTCGCGGCAAGCGCTCCGCCACGAAATCCACGTAGCCCGCGACGCGCCGCTCGGTGACGCGCGCGATCACGGGGTTGAGGGTCACGCTCACGCCGACGTCCAGCAGAGCATCGATACCCGACAAGCAACGCTGGAAGGCGCCCTCGAGACCGGCGAGCCGATCATGCAGCGCCGGGTCGTCCGAGAGCAGCGACACGAAAGCCGAGGTGAGCCCGGCGTCCACCAGCTCCCGGGCATAGCCCGCGTCCAACAGCACCGCGTTCGTCTGCAGCTCCACGAAGCGGACGCCGCCCTTCCGCGCGCGTGCAATCACGTTCGCCAGGCGCTTCCGGTACAGCGTGGGCTCGCCCCCGGAGAGCGTCAGGGTCTGCTCGCCGGACGCCACGAAGGCGTCCAGCTCCCGGAGCAGCTCCGCCTCCGGCGGCGTCGGCCGCTCGTAGTCTTCCACCGGCACGTTGCAGAACGGGCAGCGCTCGTTGCACGCCATGGTGACCCGCAAGAGCCCCTTCGTTCGGTGGTGCTCTTCCCCCCGCAGCACGTTGAGCCCGGTCACGCGATCATCGTATCGCACGTGGGCGCCGTCGGCGATTCGTGCGAGAGTTCTGTCATCGCCGTGACCACCGAGCTGCCGCCTGGCTTTCTGACTCTTCCCGCGGATGGGGATCGCAGCGTCGCCCAGCTCGAACGGAAGCTGTCGCTGCTGGTGCTCGAAACATTGCTCACGGTGCGCGCGCCCGGACTACCCCTCGCGCGCCTCGCGGCGTTCCTCACGCAGATCGCCCGGAGCACGCACAAGAACGCGCTGCTCGCGGCCCTCGCCAACGCGGACGTGCGCACGCCGCTGCTCGCGCTCCGGAGCGGTCTGGTTCGTCCCGAGGTCGCCCTCGCAGATGCCGTTCCCGCGCTGCTCGCGGCGCTGGGCAAAGCAGAAGACTCGTTTCTGTGGGACGCGCCCGTCAGCCGCCTGTTCGATGCGCGCCGCCACCGCGTGACGCGCTTCGATCCCCCCGCCCAGGGATTGCTACTGAACGCGTCCGGCGCGGAGCTCCGTTCCGCCGACGGTCGCCTGCTCGACGTGAGCCAGCTCGACGCTGAGCCCGAGCTCTTTCCCCTCGCGTCCGGACCCCTGTTCGCCCTCGCCGACGACAATCCCCTGAGCATGATGGAGGAGCATCCGGAAAAGTCCGGCAACGCCATCGACCTGGGCGGTCGCCCGCGACAAGAGTGGACCGAGACCCTGGACGACGCCCTC
This window of the Polyangiaceae bacterium genome carries:
- a CDS encoding radical SAM protein; this encodes MSQVESSVRDVRKNVEINVGKTCNNKCVFCLDGMPSKEDKRFIDFDIMKGELRRWREEGHLSVGFLGGEPTAYPKIVESIAFAKELGYTRIAIATNAMMFRREKFVDQVVEAGLTRVTISMHGHTGPLEDKQTGVPGGFEKKCQAIENLKKRKAAGALKDGLSINVVLNGWNYRALPKMMRFFYEDMGLDDLRVNFVRPEGYAEGSSDLTPTLTAVIPVLMKAVVLNEYHFKKHFSFGGVPLCMLPPELLGSRALMERYVGDVYRDLSTDCSIRNDGGDVGVARVEAGRSRFNWQDRKRFDLKDHPAECGRCALFDACEGVWRGYLDIYGPGELSALGMEAGKLRRRTPFTPAPAPLTTTPKSAFPVRLTVLSEPAE
- a CDS encoding radical SAM protein, which codes for MTHLPVIAGEPEATPWIGPAGRRMERLELHLTYTCPERCAFCSEEHRMQSYRKYPVTWGRVATVLRTHASRGVKNVHLTGGEPTIHPKFVETLALAKKLGMRTSVGTIGTMLSDEAFARRALPYLDEALFSLHGPSAKLHDALAGRAGSFEQVTRAIELSQAIRPEFAAYVNTVVTQANIDALPDTVALADRLGARLVVVSNTTPEGKGLDAYAALAVPLEKLAQVLPTVPARAGRAIVRFFGVPMCLLGEHAMLSNDLHWDPRVTVEWQSAPGKVVFDGIYSWAPDRKRVHTAECTRCERKGVCMGVFDRYAELYSTEALSPVGVAS
- a CDS encoding radical SAM protein gives rise to the protein MVNQLIVTVTRRCNLRCSYCPTAKDGWPSLTPPDAARAVSLFCERFEGGDLKLFGGEPLLVPDVVRAVFSAARDEPKIRRVYLSTNGLGLNQEWLDFLRQEPKAILTLSMDGRPSDHRRLRQALPGVPDAYDHLMSLRDELVSMPRTVVTQTIAPSTARFAAENFEHLLSLGFSRFNFLPGYYVPWREEQLAALRTGFSDIASTIVERWRDGRFLYVRNLFTWAPTPFFNTGMIVDADGSIHPSNLGLSAGLADTLEETRVGSLVAPPTRAALEAKAREVNALLERRLAPEVWRSTLSADHELSRFCRGLYGDFLDYRRRRNAA
- the hxsB gene encoding His-Xaa-Ser system radical SAM maturase HxsB encodes the protein MGARTLHLRRLPLVEDKVAFFRYGDVAGKKLVTNDAGAWHFLEQDAFADLLAGRIAEGHPEFEALKSKGFLRDGFDVQQIADGIARKKGFVGVGPHLHIVITTLRCNQSCKYCHASRTSMDRVDTDMSLETAKKVVDHAMQTTSNYVNFEFQGGEPTVNMPVIRFIVEYSREKNRYENKLLEHSLVTNMTYMTEENAEWLIDNEVLVCTSLDGPEELHNYNRTWRADQNAYQNVRKWIDYFNRRYVEKGRDPQLWHVDALMTTSRKTFDHWKEVVDLYLELGMHTIFLRPLNPYGFALDTWKRIGYTVDEYLEFYKKALDYILELNLQGKEIVEGTAATFLTKMLTADDPNFVDIRSPCGAGTGQVAYNFDGKIYTCDEARMTAAMGNEMFQIGEAGVTSYREAYTHPTVRAMAVASLQDTLPHCETCWNKPFCGVCPMHNYQMNGDIFGQRPNSPKCKEHYTIASVLFERLAADSDGTIEKIFRRWTLTRPREQGSSCAV
- the hxsD gene encoding His-Xaa-Ser system protein HxsD, producing the protein MTETTKTDPEAVDFTFELSDREISFDLDEELYALDAVYGAAYLFIDRAYVYLARPADKKVRIRLRTKSKTATPDELEELAGEFANELLNSQLRLRIGRATATLREQYMAKAFFGEQQSSTISELLAELDAEELAEDPLEVAVPWDKKDDAAVEEGKQDG
- a CDS encoding (2Fe-2S)-binding protein; this translates as MAIVRFAGLNLTSRAAQGATLLDAARAVGAPVGGECGDGSCGECRVRVLSGAALLSAADPSEQSGRRACTARIEADGELDVDILTQSVQAWLRTATPEQRGSARWLPPKPVPRRALDALFQASDACFGGSAPIAELVNFDVARRWARRFKVDVSFALGAARRARFSINDKGEPVELRARLRARSSELGIHAALLERLFAISPAGEVQTTLGVKWRPGDASPERVSVYLEELGACARGEQIRADVLGLGGATPPPLLGAPNAVALDFAAGKLHSAKCYDVLRHAVGDAPPALPAGLDALWSSLPRHRRGTLSTMLATRLLPDGRLAGHKLLWMTEPELPGDADVAWHEVDRRIAALSAPDPAIVGALDTLRGRFPQPGVMLFPDLVAFNVSVDGDPEALIIHASVR
- a CDS encoding radical SAM protein: MTQSPDADYMLWRERVANIPKHWVRAVTACNSRCIFCLDSDTPRNVYLDKADIQREIDRGRDELGAVKLILSGGEATLHPAFAELVSYAKGRGYERVQTVTNGYRLADKDFFDKCMDAGLGEITFSLHGHTAELHDRLTQTEGAFKRLIKGLVRSLRDGRPIVNVDVVINKQNVAVLDKIVELCISLGVTEFDLLHVIPQAAAFDHRDELFYDVRDHLPVLQKVFRLNRHPRFVVWTNRFPVSYLEGLEDLIQDPHKMLDEVNGRRFQVRRYLDEGKALDCRHAERCPHCFIEPFCTTMDRTMAAQHAASFEVYWVGAPPAEPLAELPFGATRLGVEVERFAALAAVERGAATGVYAVVASAEPIPEDLGDAILVARRAEQLDAWLGRPLPRGVDVDIELNLATGDWLLEHRELAAKLLDRIRVHQPSHEHMQEARDQDVREPRAFFKVLDLPIRVSGLPACLTPKAEWIEERAILEKDLFDAESGRLDIRSLARYHVRSHYRAKSVRCADCRVNDRCEGAHINMVRDQGLAQLTPLESGEEAERVAARLERIFPTPPARLATARPPEAASPSLPGFAPPGEAPPDPLAVIQREREAKRLARRRPLPLVKD